AGGACCTGCGGATAATAAACGTTCAGGTCCATGTGGTCTTTTTGGATGTAGGGGTTCAAGGACTCCAATGCCCCCCGGAGGTAAAGGTCGACGAAGTTGTTCACTTCCACGAAGATCACATCGGGAGCCTGACCGCCGGCGACCTGGGTCAGGAGCTTGGTGACATATTCACCGAAGGGGATCCGTTCCAGCTCGGCGGTCACGCCGGGATGGTTCTTGTTGAAGTCGGCGATCAACTCGGAAAGGATCTGGTTCTCTTCGGGGGAACCCCAGGAGGAGATCTTGATCTTGATCCCGCCGCTCTTGGAACAACCGTTCAGACCCAGGACCACCGCGAAAACCAAGCAAGCCAGACCGGCCAAGATCATCCGAAGATTCTTCATGGATCCTCCATAGCCAAAAATGGAACGATATGAGTGGTTGGAATTCGGGAAAACCGGGCCCGCAGCTTGAGGGGGCTTCCCCGATTGAACGGAAAAACAGGCCAAAAGCGAGGGTTAGTATGTCATAGGGCCTAGGGAGCGTCAACGAGGAAAACCCCCTACCCGGACGATGGAACGGCTTTTTTGTCCTTCCCCTTGGACCCTTGGATAGAATGCCGCCCATCCCGCCAAAGGAGATATCCCAATGATGAAAAGAACGGTCCCATTCGCGATGGTCGTCCTGGTCCTCGCCGCCAGCCCCGTCCTCTCCCAACCCAAACCCCTTCCACCCCCGAAAAGGGTCCCGTCCAAGACCTCTTCCATCGACCTCAAGGTCAATTCCCTTTTGTCCAAGATGACCCTCGCCGAAAAGATCGGCCAGTTGGTCCAATACAGCCCCTGGAAATCGACCGAGGAGAAGATCCAAGGGGAGACGGGCGAAGGAGGCGTAGGTTCGCTCCTGAATGTCTTCGGGGCCGACAAGACCAATGCCTGGCAAAAGATCGCCATGGAGAAAAGCCGCCTCCACATCCCCTTGCTCTTCGGGTTGGACGTCATCCACGGCTACAAGACCATTTTCCCCATCCCACTTGCGGAGGATTGCGCCTGGGACCCCGCCCTGACCGAAAAGGCCGAATCCGTGGCCGCCCAGGAAGCCTCCGCCGCGGGGGTCCGCTGGACCTTTGCGCCCATGGTGGACGTTTCCCGGGAGCCGCGTTGGGGCCGTATCGCGGAAGGATCGGGCGAGGACCCTACCCTGGGGTCGATCCTGGCCGCCGCCCGGGTGCGCGGTTTTCAGGGCAAGGACCTGGCGGACCCCCATTCCATCGCCGCCTGCGCCAAGCATTATGTCGGTTACGGCGCTCCGGTGGCGGGCCGCGAGTACAACACCACCGACATGTCCGAAGTCACCCTGCGGGAGGTCCATCTCCCGCCCTTCAAGGCCGCGGTGGACGCGGGGGTCCGCACCCTCATGAGCGCCTTCAATGACCTCAATGGCGTCCCGACCAGCGGCAACCGCCATACCCTGCGGGAGATCCTGAAGGGCGAATGGTCCTTCAAGGGTTTTGTGGTCTCCGACTGGGCCTCGGTCCAACAACTGGTCAGCCACGGATACGCCAAGGACGATAAGGACGCCGCCCTCAAGGGGATGTTGGCGGGCGTGGATATGGACATGCAATCCGGTGTCTACCGGGACTATCTGGCCCAGTTGAACAAGGAAGGAAAGCTCCCCTTGAATGTGATCAACGATTCGGTGCGCCGGATCCTCAAGGTGAAGTTCGAGTTGGGCCTCTTTGACCATCCCTACACCGACGCCTCCCAGGAGGAGGCCTTGACCCTGACCCCCGATTCCCTGGCCACCGCCCTTGAGGACGCGGAAAGATCGATCGTGCTGTTGAAGAACGACAAGGACCTGTTGCCCCTTTCGAAGGACCTGAAGTCAGTGGCGGTCATCGGTACCTTGGCCGACTCCAAGAAGGACCCCCTGGGTCCCTGGCATTGCCGGGGCGAGGAAGTGATGGATAAGGTCTCGACCGTTCTGGAAGGGATCCAAGCCAAGGTCTCCAAGGGGACGCAGGTCCTCTATGCCCCGGGCGTAGGGACCGAGGACAACGGGACCGACAAGGCCCTGCAGGAGGCCGTAGAGACCGCCCGCAAGTGCCAGGTGGCCGTCGTGGTGGCCGGAG
This window of the bacterium genome carries:
- the bglX gene encoding beta-glucosidase BglX; translated protein: MMKRTVPFAMVVLVLAASPVLSQPKPLPPPKRVPSKTSSIDLKVNSLLSKMTLAEKIGQLVQYSPWKSTEEKIQGETGEGGVGSLLNVFGADKTNAWQKIAMEKSRLHIPLLFGLDVIHGYKTIFPIPLAEDCAWDPALTEKAESVAAQEASAAGVRWTFAPMVDVSREPRWGRIAEGSGEDPTLGSILAAARVRGFQGKDLADPHSIAACAKHYVGYGAPVAGREYNTTDMSEVTLREVHLPPFKAAVDAGVRTLMSAFNDLNGVPTSGNRHTLREILKGEWSFKGFVVSDWASVQQLVSHGYAKDDKDAALKGMLAGVDMDMQSGVYRDYLAQLNKEGKLPLNVINDSVRRILKVKFELGLFDHPYTDASQEEALTLTPDSLATALEDAERSIVLLKNDKDLLPLSKDLKSVAVIGTLADSKKDPLGPWHCRGEEVMDKVSTVLEGIQAKVSKGTQVLYAPGVGTEDNGTDKALQEAVETARKCQVAVVVAGETQDMSGEAASRTSIDLPGRQEEMIKAIQATGVPVVLVLMNGRPLTLPWEAEHLPAILESWFLGVQHGRAVADVLFGDFNPSGRLAVTFPRNLGQVPIYYAQMNTGRPNIGKEKWESKYIDSPSSPLFPFGFGLSYTTFDYSDLALDAKSIHPAGSLQVSLTVRNTGKVEGTEVVQLYVRENVASITQPVRKLVDFRKITLAPGASQKVQFTLPGSKLSFFNGQGHAVTEPGPFTLWVAKDALDPGLSDSFELVLK